A single window of Methylobacterium nodulans ORS 2060 DNA harbors:
- a CDS encoding terminase large subunit, translated as MREWSTACPDWEERIRAGRSLLPCGPLFPAEAAAAMEVFRALRIVDALGSPTLGEVCRPWVTEFAEVIFGAYDHASGRRLIREFFLCIAKKNGKSTLAAGLMLTALIRNWRRSAEFLILAPTIEVANNAFQPARDMVKADDELRALLHVQDHYRTITHRHTGAALKVVAADTESVSGKKATSVLVDELWLFGKRPQAENMLREATGGLVSRPEGFVIYVSTHADEPPAGVFKQKLAYFRAVRDGRITDPRSLGVLYEHPRAMVERGEHLAPASFRLTNPNLGLSVDPEWLSEKLEEARTAGPASLAGFAAKHLNVEIGLGLRADRWPGAEFWARRADPALASPVEDPRAGLQALLERCEVVVVGIDGGGLDDLFGLCVLGRERASRDWLAWSHGWCHAGVLERRPAIASRLRDFQAAGELTIVGDELADISAIVGLVAAVKERGLLGGVGVDPAGLGELIEAFAEIGVTQEAGLLIGVPQGYGLMTGIKTAERKLANGTLRHAGSALAAWCVANLKIEPTATAIRATKQNAGDAKIDLAMALFNAVVLMARTPEAHREPEYAMYFA; from the coding sequence GTGAGGGAATGGAGCACCGCCTGCCCGGATTGGGAGGAGCGCATCCGGGCCGGGCGCTCGCTGCTGCCCTGCGGGCCGCTCTTCCCGGCCGAGGCGGCCGCGGCCATGGAGGTGTTTCGCGCGCTGCGGATCGTGGATGCGCTCGGCAGCCCCACCCTCGGCGAGGTCTGCCGGCCCTGGGTCACCGAGTTCGCCGAGGTGATCTTCGGCGCCTACGATCACGCCAGCGGGCGGCGGCTGATCCGCGAGTTCTTCCTCTGCATCGCCAAGAAGAACGGCAAGTCGACGCTGGCGGCCGGCCTCATGCTCACCGCCCTGATCCGCAACTGGCGGCGCTCGGCCGAGTTCCTGATCCTGGCTCCGACCATCGAGGTGGCCAACAACGCCTTCCAGCCGGCGCGCGACATGGTCAAGGCCGATGACGAGCTGCGCGCCCTGCTGCACGTGCAGGACCACTACCGCACCATCACCCACCGCCACACCGGCGCGGCGCTGAAGGTGGTCGCGGCCGACACCGAGAGCGTGTCGGGCAAGAAGGCGACCAGCGTGCTGGTCGACGAGCTGTGGCTGTTTGGCAAGCGGCCGCAGGCCGAGAACATGCTGCGCGAGGCGACCGGCGGCCTGGTCTCGCGGCCCGAGGGCTTCGTGATCTACGTCTCGACGCATGCGGACGAGCCGCCCGCGGGCGTGTTCAAGCAGAAGCTGGCCTACTTCCGCGCCGTGCGGGACGGGCGGATCACGGATCCGCGCAGCCTGGGCGTGCTCTACGAGCATCCCCGGGCGATGGTGGAGCGCGGCGAGCACCTCGCTCCGGCGAGCTTTCGCCTCACCAACCCGAACCTGGGCCTGTCGGTCGACCCGGAGTGGCTCAGCGAGAAGCTGGAGGAGGCGCGGACCGCCGGGCCGGCCTCGCTGGCGGGGTTTGCGGCCAAGCACCTCAACGTGGAGATCGGCCTGGGGCTGCGGGCGGACCGCTGGCCGGGCGCCGAGTTCTGGGCCCGCCGCGCCGATCCTGCTCTGGCCTCCCCTGTCGAGGATCCGCGGGCGGGTCTGCAGGCCCTGCTCGAGCGCTGCGAGGTGGTGGTGGTCGGCATCGACGGGGGCGGCCTGGACGACCTGTTCGGCTTGTGCGTGCTCGGCCGCGAGCGGGCGAGCCGCGACTGGCTGGCCTGGAGCCACGGCTGGTGCCACGCGGGCGTGCTGGAGCGCCGGCCGGCGATCGCCTCGCGGCTGCGGGATTTCCAGGCGGCGGGCGAGCTCACCATCGTGGGCGACGAGCTGGCCGACATCTCGGCGATCGTCGGCCTGGTCGCGGCGGTGAAGGAGCGGGGCCTGCTGGGCGGGGTCGGGGTCGATCCGGCCGGGCTCGGCGAGCTGATCGAGGCCTTCGCGGAGATCGGGGTGACGCAGGAGGCCGGCCTGCTGATCGGGGTGCCGCAGGGCTACGGGCTGATGACCGGCATCAAGACCGCCGAGCGCAAGCTCGCCAACGGCACGCTCCGGCATGCCGGCTCTGCCCTGGCGGCGTGGTGCGTGGCCAATCTCAAGATCGAGCCGACCGCGACCGCGATCCGGGCCACCAAGCAGAATGCCGGCGACGCCAAGATCGACCTGGCCATGGCGCTGTTCAACGCGGTGGTGCTGATGGCGCGCACCCCCGAGGCTCACCGCGAGCCGGAATACGCCATGTATTTCGCCTAG